A stretch of Geotrypetes seraphini chromosome 2, aGeoSer1.1, whole genome shotgun sequence DNA encodes these proteins:
- the LOC117354574 gene encoding gastrula zinc finger protein XlCGF57.1-like isoform X2, whose protein sequence is MTKAEQKMPAGASAQMQVTFEDITVSFTEEEWEYLNEEQKKLYREVMKENYQTLISLDQQISQEWKNRGEDLAKMEQIQTQSQNVCENISQGPEKIKTKNCKQESKDQRDPAGDSRDGVTKCERNDGELNNISEGQRHLREKSFQMNDSDIVTSKFQERKGKKHQKEIARMVYKRSIDFVCLKCNKSFLSFSELQMHKRNHKNEKPPTASGCNKSFSRLSSLKRHKMIHKGLKQFSCTECNKSFVWISHLKIHQRIHTGDKPFTCMECNKSFSQLSSLKRHKMIHTESKRFTCTECNKSFIWLSHLKNHWRIHTGDKLYICTECNKSFIWLSQLKIHQRIHTGDKPYSCTECNKSFTRLSNLTFHHRIHRGEKPFTCTECNKSFIQLSDLKRHQMIHTGYKPFTCTECKKGFTDLSDLKRHQMIHTGYKPFTCTECKKSFAWLSYLKIHQRIHMGDKPFTCTDCNKSFTLLSYLKIHQKIHAGEKPYSCTECNKSFIWLSHLKNHQRIHTGDKPFTCTDCKKSFTRLSHLKSHQRIHMRDKPYARIEG, encoded by the exons ATGACAAAAGCGGAGCAGAAAATGCCTGCGGGAGCTTCTGCCCAG ATGCAGGTAACGTTTGAGGACATCACTGTCTCTTTCACCgaggaggagtgggagtatttaaatgaagagcagaagaagctctacagggaggtgatgaaggagaattatcagacccTGATCTCTCTGG ATCAGCAGATCTCACAAGAATGGAAGAATCGAGGCGAAGATCTGGCAAAAATGGAACAGATCCAAACACAGTCACAAAATGTCTGTGAGAATATTTCCCAGGGACCTGAGAAGATTAAAACAAAGAATTGTAAGCAGGAATCAAAGGATCAGAGAGACCCTGCAGGAGACTCAAGGGATGGAGTCACTAAGTGTGAGAGAAATGACGGGGAGCTCAATAACATATCTGAGGGCCAAAGACACCTCAGAGAGAAATCCTTCCAAATGAATGATAGTGATATAGTGACTTCTAAATTCcaggagaggaaaggaaaaaaacaccagaaagaaaTCGCACGTATGGTATATAAGAGGAGCATCGACTTTGTTTGTCTTAAATGTAATAAGAGCTTCCTGTCATTTTCAGAACTCCAAATGCACAAAAGGAATCACAAAAATGAGAAACCACCTACAGCCAGTGGTTGTAATAAAAGCTTCTCTCGGCTTTCatctctaaaaagacacaaaatgatccacaaggGGTTGAAACAATtttcatgtactgagtgtaataaaagcttcgtttggatttcacatctaaaaattcaccagaggatccacacgggagacaaaccatttacatgtatggagtgtaataaaagcttctctCAGCTTTCatctctaaaaagacacaaaatgatccacacagagtCCAAacgatttacatgtactgagtgcaaTAAAAGCTTCATTTGGCTTTCGCATCTCAAAAATCACTGGAGGATCCATACAGGAGATAAACTATAtatatgtactgagtgtaataagagCTTCATTTGGCTTTCACaactaaaaattcaccagaggataCACACAGGAGATAAACCATATTCATGCACTGAGTGTAATAAGAGCTTCACACGGCTTTCAAATCTAACATTTCACCATAGGATCCACAGGggagaaaaaccatttacatgtactgagtgtaataaaagcttcattcaactttcagatctaaaaagacaccaaatgatccacacagggtacaagccatttacatgtactgagtgtaaaaaAGGTTTCACGGatctttcagatctaaaaagacaccaaatgatccacacagggtacaaaccatttacatgtactgagtgtaagaaaagcttcgcttggctttcatatctaaaaattcaccagaggatccacatgggagacaaaccatttacatgtaccgattgtaataaaagcttcactctgctttcatatctaaaaattCATCAGAAGATTCACGCCGGAGAAAAACCATattcatgtactgagtgtaataaaagcttcatttggctttcacatctaaaaaatcaccagaggatccacacaggagacaaaccatttacatgtactgactGTAAGAAAAGCTTTActcggctttcacatctaaaaagtcacCAGAGGATTCATATGAGAGATAAACCATATGCACGCATTGAGGGCTAG
- the LOC117354574 gene encoding gastrula zinc finger protein XlCGF57.1-like isoform X1, giving the protein MTKAEQKMPAGASAQMQVTFEDITVSFTEEEWEYLNEEQKKLYREVMKENYQTLISLADQQISQEWKNRGEDLAKMEQIQTQSQNVCENISQGPEKIKTKNCKQESKDQRDPAGDSRDGVTKCERNDGELNNISEGQRHLREKSFQMNDSDIVTSKFQERKGKKHQKEIARMVYKRSIDFVCLKCNKSFLSFSELQMHKRNHKNEKPPTASGCNKSFSRLSSLKRHKMIHKGLKQFSCTECNKSFVWISHLKIHQRIHTGDKPFTCMECNKSFSQLSSLKRHKMIHTESKRFTCTECNKSFIWLSHLKNHWRIHTGDKLYICTECNKSFIWLSQLKIHQRIHTGDKPYSCTECNKSFTRLSNLTFHHRIHRGEKPFTCTECNKSFIQLSDLKRHQMIHTGYKPFTCTECKKGFTDLSDLKRHQMIHTGYKPFTCTECKKSFAWLSYLKIHQRIHMGDKPFTCTDCNKSFTLLSYLKIHQKIHAGEKPYSCTECNKSFIWLSHLKNHQRIHTGDKPFTCTDCKKSFTRLSHLKSHQRIHMRDKPYARIEG; this is encoded by the exons ATGACAAAAGCGGAGCAGAAAATGCCTGCGGGAGCTTCTGCCCAG ATGCAGGTAACGTTTGAGGACATCACTGTCTCTTTCACCgaggaggagtgggagtatttaaatgaagagcagaagaagctctacagggaggtgatgaaggagaattatcagacccTGATCTCTCTGG CAGATCAGCAGATCTCACAAGAATGGAAGAATCGAGGCGAAGATCTGGCAAAAATGGAACAGATCCAAACACAGTCACAAAATGTCTGTGAGAATATTTCCCAGGGACCTGAGAAGATTAAAACAAAGAATTGTAAGCAGGAATCAAAGGATCAGAGAGACCCTGCAGGAGACTCAAGGGATGGAGTCACTAAGTGTGAGAGAAATGACGGGGAGCTCAATAACATATCTGAGGGCCAAAGACACCTCAGAGAGAAATCCTTCCAAATGAATGATAGTGATATAGTGACTTCTAAATTCcaggagaggaaaggaaaaaaacaccagaaagaaaTCGCACGTATGGTATATAAGAGGAGCATCGACTTTGTTTGTCTTAAATGTAATAAGAGCTTCCTGTCATTTTCAGAACTCCAAATGCACAAAAGGAATCACAAAAATGAGAAACCACCTACAGCCAGTGGTTGTAATAAAAGCTTCTCTCGGCTTTCatctctaaaaagacacaaaatgatccacaaggGGTTGAAACAATtttcatgtactgagtgtaataaaagcttcgtttggatttcacatctaaaaattcaccagaggatccacacgggagacaaaccatttacatgtatggagtgtaataaaagcttctctCAGCTTTCatctctaaaaagacacaaaatgatccacacagagtCCAAacgatttacatgtactgagtgcaaTAAAAGCTTCATTTGGCTTTCGCATCTCAAAAATCACTGGAGGATCCATACAGGAGATAAACTATAtatatgtactgagtgtaataagagCTTCATTTGGCTTTCACaactaaaaattcaccagaggataCACACAGGAGATAAACCATATTCATGCACTGAGTGTAATAAGAGCTTCACACGGCTTTCAAATCTAACATTTCACCATAGGATCCACAGGggagaaaaaccatttacatgtactgagtgtaataaaagcttcattcaactttcagatctaaaaagacaccaaatgatccacacagggtacaagccatttacatgtactgagtgtaaaaaAGGTTTCACGGatctttcagatctaaaaagacaccaaatgatccacacagggtacaaaccatttacatgtactgagtgtaagaaaagcttcgcttggctttcatatctaaaaattcaccagaggatccacatgggagacaaaccatttacatgtaccgattgtaataaaagcttcactctgctttcatatctaaaaattCATCAGAAGATTCACGCCGGAGAAAAACCATattcatgtactgagtgtaataaaagcttcatttggctttcacatctaaaaaatcaccagaggatccacacaggagacaaaccatttacatgtactgactGTAAGAAAAGCTTTActcggctttcacatctaaaaagtcacCAGAGGATTCATATGAGAGATAAACCATATGCACGCATTGAGGGCTAG